The Providencia rettgeri genome includes a window with the following:
- the slyB gene encoding Outer membrane lipoprotein slyB precursor, whose amino-acid sequence MLKKVFVGVVAVAALSGCVNTSTLSGDTISAKDAKQVQTVTYGTVLNARPVTIQAGEDGNVIGAIGGAVLGGLLGNTIGGGTGNTLATAAGAIAGGLAGQEAQGALNRSQGVQLEIRLDSGKNIVVVQKQDPNTFRNGQRVMIANSGNTVTVSPR is encoded by the coding sequence ATGCTTAAGAAAGTTTTTGTAGGTGTTGTAGCAGTTGCAGCTTTATCAGGCTGTGTCAATACCAGTACGCTTTCTGGTGATACTATTTCAGCCAAGGATGCGAAACAGGTACAGACGGTGACTTATGGTACTGTTCTGAATGCTCGCCCTGTGACTATTCAAGCTGGTGAAGACGGCAACGTAATTGGAGCCATTGGTGGTGCAGTACTTGGTGGGTTATTAGGTAACACTATCGGTGGTGGGACAGGTAACACATTAGCAACTGCTGCGGGTGCTATCGCTGGTGGCTTAGCTGGCCAAGAAGCTCAAGGCGCATTAAATAGAAGCCAAGGTGTTCAATTAGAAATCCGCCTCGATAGCGGCAAAAACATTGTTGTAGTTCAAAAACAAGACCCAAACACCTTCCGTAATGGTCAACGCGTTATGATTGCAAATAGCGGAAATACCGTTACTGTATCTCCTCGATAA
- the slyA gene encoding Salmolysin, which translates to MESQIGTELSRVVRMWRALIDYRLKPLKLTQTHWVTLHNISQLPPEQSQIQLAKAIGIEQPSLVRTLDQLEEKKLISRHTCTNDRRAKRIKLTEESEPFIKTVDQVINNTRLEILNNISQDELYQLSQLLLKLEKNILRLQNDS; encoded by the coding sequence TTGGAATCACAAATTGGGACAGAGTTATCACGTGTTGTTCGCATGTGGAGAGCATTAATCGACTATCGTTTGAAGCCTCTTAAACTTACACAGACACATTGGGTTACATTACATAATATAAGTCAACTACCACCTGAACAATCACAAATACAGTTAGCGAAAGCGATTGGTATTGAACAGCCTTCATTAGTAAGAACTCTAGATCAGTTGGAGGAAAAAAAACTTATTTCTAGGCATACTTGCACAAATGATAGGAGAGCTAAAAGAATAAAATTAACTGAAGAATCTGAACCTTTTATTAAAACTGTAGATCAAGTCATAAATAATACGCGTCTAGAAATATTGAATAACATTAGCCAAGATGAGCTTTATCAGTTGTCACAATTACTTCTGAAGCTTGAAAAGAATATTTTAAGACTACAAAATGATTCTTGA
- the anmK_2 gene encoding Anhydro-N-acetylmuramic acid kinase, with protein MKSGRYIGVMSGTSLDGVDVVLAAISDKFVAEQSSLSVAFPIELKKRILDICQGQVTTLSEVGKIDRELGSIYADAINQLLTQTGLTSEDIIAIGCHGQTVWHEPDGEQPFTMQLGDNNRIAALTGITTVGDFRRRDMAYGGQGAPLVPAFHLAVLGHSTEKRIVLNIGGIANVTALLPGAYVKGYDTGPGNMLMDTWSWRIKQKAFDKDGEWASRGQVDHALLKAMLSDPYFRRSSPKSTGREYFNTQWLEQHLAHFPSIFS; from the coding sequence ATGAAATCAGGTCGTTACATAGGGGTTATGTCAGGAACTAGCCTAGATGGTGTTGATGTCGTTCTTGCTGCAATTAGTGACAAATTTGTCGCAGAGCAATCCAGTTTGAGTGTTGCATTTCCTATTGAATTAAAAAAAAGAATTTTAGATATATGCCAAGGACAAGTAACAACGCTATCAGAGGTTGGTAAAATTGATAGAGAGCTAGGCTCTATATATGCAGATGCAATAAACCAGCTTCTTACTCAAACAGGGCTAACATCCGAAGATATCATTGCCATTGGTTGCCATGGTCAAACTGTTTGGCATGAGCCTGATGGCGAGCAACCTTTTACTATGCAGTTAGGTGATAATAACCGTATTGCGGCTTTAACGGGGATCACAACGGTAGGTGATTTCCGGCGAAGAGATATGGCTTATGGGGGGCAGGGGGCACCTTTAGTTCCTGCATTTCATTTAGCTGTTTTAGGGCATTCTACAGAAAAACGAATTGTACTAAATATTGGTGGAATAGCTAATGTAACAGCTTTGTTACCTGGTGCTTATGTCAAAGGTTATGACACTGGACCTGGCAATATGTTAATGGATACCTGGAGTTGGCGTATTAAGCAAAAGGCATTCGATAAAGATGGTGAATGGGCCAGTCGTGGTCAAGTTGACCATGCATTACTAAAAGCGATGCTAAGTGACCCATACTTTAGGCGTTCATCACCGAAAAGTACGGGGCGAGAGTATTTCAACACACAATGGTTAGAACAGCATTTGGCTCATTTTCCTTCAATTTTCAGTTGA
- the anmK_1 gene encoding Anhydro-N-acetylmuramic acid kinase, whose product MMCKQRCANWTAVSIAEQVLLCGGCERLIVCGGGAKNTFLMQRMAALLPGIEVAPSDKFGLSGDDMEALAFAWLAARTISGLSGNLASVTGASQETVLGAIYPKNSNKK is encoded by the coding sequence ATGATGTGCAAGCAACGTTGTGCGAATTGGACAGCAGTCTCTATTGCAGAGCAAGTGTTACTATGTGGCGGTTGTGAGCGTTTGATAGTCTGCGGTGGCGGAGCAAAAAATACCTTTTTAATGCAGCGGATGGCAGCCTTACTTCCTGGGATTGAAGTGGCGCCAAGTGATAAATTTGGTTTGAGTGGGGATGATATGGAAGCTTTGGCATTTGCATGGTTAGCTGCTAGAACCATTTCTGGGCTTTCAGGGAATTTGGCTTCTGTAACTGGTGCAAGCCAAGAAACTGTGCTTGGGGCGATATACCCTAAAAATAGCAATAAAAAATAA